In a single window of the Pseudomonas sp. B21-015 genome:
- a CDS encoding FAD/NAD(P)-binding protein — translation MKTKTIAIIGAGFCGSTLAVHLLRRPPVTPLRILLINRSGTMARGVAYGTRTAAHVLNVPAGRMSALAGEEDSFHEYARRCDPSIVPGSFVGRRLYGDCLEALLNDAAEKAPPGCELHSVIGEVVQVVPRKDGEGARLLMKNGERFDADRIVLSIGYYARQEPSIAPEQRSFYEEPRYVHDPWRPGALRNIGADDPVLLIGSGLTMVDVVLDLRDRGHRGPIQAISRRGLIPQPHRELNAQPTYDERLPHRMLTDCSVRHYVRAVRDSLEQHTRAGGDWRDVIGGLRSATAQLWHALPTNERQRFLRHVRPYWDVHRHRCAPQPGARLQAEIERGGLTLLAARVVGYAPKADGVGVCLRRRSAQTEERLDVAAVINCTTPDLRHLADPLLSSLRADGLLVSDVLGIGLEVDHLGALIDCKGVASRWLHYVGPFLQARDWEATAVPELRGYVERLADVLKSLQREALPV, via the coding sequence ATGAAGACCAAGACCATTGCGATTATCGGTGCCGGTTTCTGCGGTTCGACGCTGGCGGTACATCTACTGCGCCGCCCACCGGTCACACCGCTGAGAATTCTTTTGATCAACAGGTCAGGCACGATGGCCCGGGGTGTTGCCTATGGCACCCGTACCGCCGCGCATGTGCTCAATGTGCCGGCCGGCAGAATGAGTGCGCTGGCAGGTGAAGAGGACAGCTTTCATGAATATGCCAGGCGTTGCGACCCCAGTATTGTACCGGGGTCTTTCGTGGGGCGCCGTCTCTATGGTGATTGCCTCGAGGCATTGCTCAATGATGCGGCCGAAAAGGCGCCGCCGGGCTGTGAACTGCACAGCGTCATCGGTGAAGTAGTACAGGTGGTACCTCGTAAAGATGGCGAGGGAGCTCGCCTCTTGATGAAGAACGGAGAGCGCTTCGATGCCGACCGCATTGTCTTGAGCATCGGTTACTACGCCCGCCAAGAGCCATCGATAGCGCCCGAACAACGATCATTTTACGAAGAACCGCGCTATGTGCATGACCCTTGGCGTCCAGGCGCATTACGCAATATCGGTGCTGACGACCCCGTTCTGCTCATCGGCAGCGGACTGACAATGGTGGATGTGGTGCTTGATCTGCGTGATCGCGGCCATCGGGGGCCGATCCAGGCTATTTCTCGTCGCGGCCTGATCCCTCAGCCGCATCGTGAACTGAATGCGCAACCCACCTATGACGAGCGACTGCCTCACCGCATGCTCACCGATTGCAGCGTGCGCCACTATGTGCGAGCAGTGCGTGACTCGCTCGAGCAGCACACCCGTGCCGGCGGTGACTGGCGGGACGTGATCGGCGGGCTGCGATCGGCGACTGCGCAACTGTGGCACGCACTGCCGACAAATGAGCGCCAACGTTTCTTGCGTCATGTGCGTCCTTACTGGGATGTCCACCGTCACCGTTGCGCACCACAACCGGGTGCACGTCTGCAGGCAGAGATCGAGCGCGGCGGGCTCACGCTGCTGGCCGCACGTGTCGTCGGTTACGCCCCTAAAGCCGATGGCGTCGGCGTTTGTCTGCGTCGCCGTAGCGCCCAGACCGAGGAGCGACTCGATGTTGCCGCCGTGATTAATTGCACGACCCCCGATCTTCGCCATTTGGCGGACCCACTGCTCTCGTCCCTACGCGCCGATGGACTGTTGGTATCTGACGTACTTGGTATCGGCCTTGAGGTCGACCACCTTGGGGCGCTAATAGATTGCAAAGGAGTTGCGTCGCGCTGGCTGCATTACGTCGGACCATTCCTTCAGGCACGCGATTGGGAAGCCACGGCAGTGCCTGAATTGCGAGGCTATGTGGAGCGCCTGGCGGACGTGTTGAAAAGCCTTCAACGGGAAGCTCTGCCCGTGTGA
- a CDS encoding non-ribosomal peptide synthetase — protein MSQVVGTYGETLAEKLREHLSEALDLGNIGIDEALTEHWGDDLPLQELVRETRRFSQVVITPLDVLGCATIKELADLIVRKNGQSTVPSTNTAAEDSQQPTQSGHDAYVDDHESNVAASLAQEDLWLVDQIEGSSMAYNLSTALRSDKPLHADVMHQAISQVVRRHAALRTTLERDQRGLRQVVATDATFEWSVVSLDDALGGASREEQLHARLAAFARKSFDLASGPLIRACLYRMNTDDFIVQFVVHHAVFDAWSRVVVSREIETVYNSLDSGLALKLASTSAEPGAFARWHNARLTPTRLAQLRHYWSTQLAALPQVIDLPTDFLRPRVRNSDGAKFTKVLSSELAEQVAAVGGKWGASLFMTLMAAWQLLLWRYSRQTEFAIGTPMATRDGDGFESTVGYFVNTVVIRGQVVPTERFDELLQRVVHVTLGAYEHKDLPLRQVVELASQERSLSHSPLFQVMLEFHNELLDEEGTEPTEFRLVTHDIGVAKYDLSLEIANTRDGLVCSIEYATSLFDVTTIEGMLAQYEVLLQQVVATPKALVSRLSCVPKGELEKVVNVWNATELSQATPACIHQLFEARAKERPDAIAVRFGNQSLTYCELNRRVDELAGRLRRIIQGRDVRIAICLDRSVEMLVAILAVLKAGAAYVPIDTRLPSERIDFMLADSAAAFVLTVVTIREEKFAAQPIKVLCIDESMPVVDEQHTEHLAPETTPESVAYVMYTSGSTGAPKGVVVTHANVTHLLNAMQARYPLESEDRYLLKTNYAFDVSVPELFGWFVGEGSLVILPPQFEGSPDLIADEMIQHAVTHVNFTPSMLRPFVTEVSASERFQNNHCLKYVFVAGEELPKDLANDALSGLRPAAIENLYGPTEATVFATGHSYASPVPGTKIPIGRPFANVRTYVLDEHMQPAPIGVPGDLYLAGSGIAAGYLNRPDLCEERFLPDPFARNGTLYKTGDLARWLRSGEIEYLGRDDQQIKIRGYRIELDEIASVLNAHPLVSEAAVLAQSAEGGPTRLVAYVVPSGHMEGEVLTASHASTLLAQTLTEAIKLRLPEYMVPASFVFTVSLPKGITGKLNRKELETISGEVRPEHSASVAARNEIESLLCEIWKSVLRVPEIGVTDNFFAAGGDSILSIQVASRARQQGMKLSARDVFQHQTIERLAANVRGSVRKPSQQASVKTMPLLPIHRRFFALDAEQINHYHQSRLLDVPVDLDCAFLKVWLSALFLRHDALRMRLQTREGEWSGEFVPMDELQVHASLETRNFAHSGNSSQNIDTFFSEARDCINLSDGPLFKAALATRGGQCTSRLLLICHHTVVDGVSWRILLEDLRHAYSQWQVTESISLHDKTDSYQAWANEIVAQRNAPALLAERDYWLKTLAQPVPQLPIDHGVASDSTRRFRRIEVACLSAQTTAMLLTESHHAYQTHINELMLTALLLAVYRWTGHEAIRIALEGHGRETYALSQYAGAPDELDVSQTVGWFTSYYPLVLMLNNALTSRNGSPDEQVAAAVMSVKEQYRAIPHHGFGYGILRHVVADPSLVEAEEASPAEIVFNYFGQIDTHGDETAGISVLNVVASDDIGEQRRREHRLGMNGEVKDGCLAFEIDYSSEEYEQQTIQTFASLFVNALCEIAAHCKTLPTRWRPTPADFPLASVTADEICAWRECYPALENLYPVTGMQVGMVFHSLMPDHASAYTNQVFMSFAGSFEPKLFKAAWQLVIDRHPVLRTAFVGFDREQPLQAVLSHVECPWREVDHRQLDVQQQVVAFDAILAADKSTPFDFACASHIRLTLVDRGAQGYRFVWTYHHGILDGWSVSLIWAEVFTAYESLHAGCAPTLQAAQSFGHFIEWRQRRSQDEDRRYWRGVLGNLASRTTLGIEQHELESPAGESPVLRRELNEQDTRRLVDTARACHITVSAMLQAAWALLLRQYSGEQDVVFGVTVSGRSIDLLGVETIVGPLINTVPARLTIDPNLSLRDWLRSVHDAHIEREEHASLDLLQIQRESAIRNGQSLFDSVLIVENYPEVSLDSNELLGLTDYGYAEETHYGLTVSAKPGTRLGLEIAFNSSRFHIKDVHTMADKFETALLNIPNRLDEPVGTALGRGDTALAAYDIETDGVEVSRTLRQGDLRLGRLLVPHLVEDHAAATPSKQALVFNEYSYSYDDLNCAANRLANSLLSSFPNLGTDALIGVRIPRSDRLIVTILAIWKVGAAYIPIDPVLPEQRVREMLQIAEATLLIEDTDVAAFAAPMTDVRTATYGDLIEGAQACDENPDIHVSAHDLSYVLFTSGSTGKPKGAMVEHIGMLNNIANKAIDLEMNDASRVVQNASMSFDVSVWQMFIALTQGGTTFVYDERVVNDIAGFIGRLVQDQITVLEVVPTYLLVLIEFLEERPLQRPALDLQFLLVTGEAVDASLLRRWFKLFPTSKAVNAYGPTEASDDITHHVMTADDVIVNPVPVGRALANFDIYVVDDELRPVPFGVKGEIVVSGVGIGRGYVGMAGATAKAFVESPFPDKYKGRLYRTGDIGVMRPDGVLLYHGRKDNQVKIRGMRIELGEVESNLLEIAAVRQAAVLDIRPEGREAFLCAYVVPHNEGDREHIIDELKAKLPPSMVPSVFRFSTHLPELQSGKVDRRALLAQFQDDAPRSEYVEPTTDVERHLADIWCGVLANPAIGIRDDFFELGGDSFKAIRIAAKYGPPVEVTDIYNFPTIETLAAHLASRSSDAQRTLVPMSGDLTTAEAVVVCFANSAGGPVNFIETGRAMAALPRKLALYAVKFPRNDVGNEAAMIDEVARLTNEICDGLLKETMLPIIVFAQCNGSALAISVARELKRRSADLRGLCIGGALMRTAISAKDLRTDREVINFLGSVGSTLPVQPDELAFFMHDFRYDCSMADGYYNHLVADMGRNALENLHIPVWCLVGTEDQLVPSYQQRFQDWNHLGTQTRLVEYPGVGHYLLRDCPERVASSLQELWESVSIGGAQ, from the coding sequence ATGAGTCAAGTGGTCGGCACTTACGGGGAAACGCTTGCGGAGAAGTTGCGCGAGCATCTCTCGGAGGCCCTGGATTTAGGCAACATTGGCATTGACGAAGCATTGACCGAACATTGGGGCGACGACTTGCCGCTGCAGGAGCTGGTACGGGAAACTCGACGTTTCAGCCAGGTCGTCATCACGCCGCTGGATGTGCTGGGTTGCGCAACCATCAAAGAACTGGCCGATCTGATTGTGCGTAAAAACGGGCAAAGCACAGTCCCTTCGACGAATACGGCCGCCGAGGATAGCCAGCAACCTACGCAGAGCGGGCACGATGCCTATGTCGACGATCATGAGAGCAACGTAGCAGCATCATTGGCGCAGGAAGATCTGTGGCTGGTGGATCAGATTGAAGGAAGTTCGATGGCCTACAACCTGTCGACTGCTCTGCGTTCCGACAAGCCACTGCATGCCGACGTCATGCATCAAGCAATCTCTCAAGTCGTCAGACGCCATGCGGCGCTTCGAACAACCCTTGAACGTGATCAGCGGGGTTTAAGGCAGGTGGTGGCCACCGATGCGACATTTGAGTGGTCGGTGGTATCGCTGGACGACGCACTCGGTGGCGCATCGCGCGAGGAACAGCTTCATGCGAGGCTCGCTGCTTTCGCCCGGAAAAGCTTTGATCTCGCCAGCGGTCCTCTAATACGGGCGTGCCTGTATCGTATGAACACTGACGACTTCATCGTGCAGTTTGTGGTTCATCACGCTGTATTCGATGCTTGGTCACGTGTCGTCGTGTCACGTGAGATCGAGACTGTGTACAACTCACTCGACAGTGGGCTTGCGCTGAAACTTGCGTCAACAAGTGCAGAACCGGGAGCGTTCGCGCGCTGGCATAACGCGCGCTTGACCCCGACGCGGCTGGCGCAGTTGCGCCACTACTGGTCCACGCAGCTTGCTGCGCTGCCGCAGGTCATCGATCTGCCAACCGATTTCCTGCGTCCACGTGTGCGCAACTCCGATGGCGCCAAATTCACCAAAGTTCTGTCGTCGGAGCTGGCTGAACAGGTTGCGGCCGTCGGCGGTAAATGGGGTGCGTCGCTATTCATGACATTGATGGCCGCTTGGCAACTGCTGCTGTGGCGTTATAGTCGGCAGACAGAATTCGCCATAGGCACGCCGATGGCGACGCGGGATGGTGACGGGTTCGAATCGACGGTCGGCTATTTCGTCAACACTGTGGTCATTCGTGGGCAGGTGGTGCCAACCGAACGTTTCGACGAACTGTTGCAGCGCGTCGTGCACGTTACTCTCGGAGCCTACGAACACAAGGATCTACCGCTGCGTCAGGTCGTCGAATTGGCGAGCCAGGAACGCAGTCTGAGTCATTCCCCGTTGTTTCAGGTGATGTTGGAGTTTCACAACGAACTGCTGGACGAAGAGGGTACTGAACCCACGGAGTTTCGTCTGGTTACCCATGACATCGGCGTCGCAAAATACGATCTGAGTCTGGAAATTGCCAATACGCGCGACGGTCTCGTCTGCTCGATCGAATACGCTACGTCACTCTTCGATGTCACCACGATCGAGGGAATGTTGGCGCAATACGAGGTCCTGCTGCAGCAAGTCGTGGCAACGCCCAAGGCCCTAGTGTCCCGGCTGTCATGTGTTCCCAAGGGCGAACTCGAAAAAGTCGTCAACGTATGGAACGCCACGGAGCTTTCGCAAGCGACTCCTGCCTGCATCCATCAGCTATTCGAAGCGCGGGCCAAGGAGCGACCTGATGCCATCGCTGTCCGCTTCGGTAATCAATCGCTGACGTACTGCGAACTCAATCGGCGAGTCGACGAACTAGCCGGACGACTACGCCGCATTATCCAGGGACGCGACGTCAGGATCGCAATCTGCTTGGACCGTTCAGTGGAAATGCTGGTGGCAATTCTGGCGGTGCTCAAAGCTGGTGCTGCCTATGTCCCAATCGATACGCGCCTGCCATCGGAACGCATCGACTTCATGCTGGCTGACAGTGCAGCAGCGTTTGTCCTGACAGTGGTCACAATCAGAGAAGAAAAGTTCGCGGCGCAGCCGATCAAAGTCCTGTGCATCGATGAATCGATGCCGGTCGTAGATGAGCAGCACACAGAGCATCTCGCCCCCGAAACCACCCCGGAATCTGTCGCCTACGTGATGTACACGTCCGGGTCTACGGGGGCGCCGAAAGGAGTGGTCGTCACTCATGCCAACGTGACGCATCTGCTTAACGCAATGCAGGCGCGTTATCCGCTGGAAAGTGAAGATCGCTATCTGCTGAAAACCAACTATGCCTTCGATGTATCTGTGCCCGAATTGTTCGGCTGGTTCGTCGGCGAGGGCTCTCTGGTTATCTTGCCGCCCCAGTTCGAAGGCTCGCCCGACCTGATCGCCGATGAGATGATCCAGCACGCTGTTACTCACGTGAACTTCACGCCATCAATGCTGCGTCCGTTTGTTACCGAGGTGTCGGCCAGCGAACGCTTCCAGAACAACCACTGCCTGAAGTACGTGTTCGTTGCTGGTGAGGAGTTGCCGAAGGATCTTGCCAACGATGCGTTATCGGGGCTTCGCCCAGCAGCGATTGAGAACTTGTACGGACCGACCGAGGCAACGGTCTTTGCGACAGGCCACTCCTACGCGTCTCCGGTACCTGGCACAAAGATTCCGATTGGCAGACCGTTTGCCAACGTACGGACGTATGTCCTGGACGAGCATATGCAGCCCGCGCCTATCGGCGTGCCGGGCGATCTCTACCTTGCCGGTAGCGGCATCGCCGCCGGGTATTTGAATCGCCCAGATCTGTGCGAAGAACGCTTTCTGCCCGATCCGTTCGCCAGGAATGGCACGTTATACAAAACCGGGGACCTCGCGCGCTGGCTACGCAGTGGGGAAATCGAATATCTCGGCCGTGATGATCAACAGATCAAGATCCGCGGTTATCGAATTGAACTCGACGAAATCGCCAGCGTTTTGAATGCACACCCACTCGTCAGTGAAGCCGCCGTTCTCGCTCAAAGCGCGGAGGGCGGACCAACTAGATTGGTCGCTTATGTCGTGCCGTCCGGCCACATGGAGGGTGAGGTGCTTACGGCTTCGCACGCATCGACCCTGTTGGCACAGACGCTGACGGAGGCGATCAAACTGCGCTTGCCAGAATATATGGTACCCGCATCGTTTGTGTTCACCGTCAGCCTACCGAAAGGTATCACCGGAAAGCTCAACCGCAAGGAACTTGAAACGATCAGTGGCGAGGTACGGCCCGAGCACAGTGCTTCGGTCGCCGCACGCAATGAGATTGAAAGCCTGCTGTGTGAAATCTGGAAATCGGTGCTGCGGGTGCCAGAGATTGGTGTCACCGACAATTTCTTCGCGGCAGGAGGTGATTCGATTTTATCGATTCAGGTCGCATCCCGGGCACGGCAGCAGGGAATGAAACTGTCCGCACGAGATGTGTTCCAGCACCAGACCATCGAGCGGCTAGCGGCGAACGTTCGCGGCTCGGTCAGAAAGCCTTCGCAACAGGCGAGCGTCAAGACGATGCCATTGTTGCCGATCCACCGGCGCTTCTTTGCGCTCGACGCGGAGCAGATCAATCACTATCACCAATCGCGACTGCTGGATGTTCCGGTGGACCTCGACTGTGCATTCCTCAAGGTGTGGTTAAGCGCGCTGTTCCTGCGTCACGATGCTTTGCGCATGCGGTTGCAGACGAGGGAGGGGGAATGGAGCGGTGAATTCGTTCCGATGGACGAGTTGCAGGTACATGCTTCGCTCGAAACGCGCAACTTCGCGCACTCGGGCAACTCATCGCAGAACATCGATACATTCTTTAGCGAGGCTCGTGATTGCATCAACTTGTCAGACGGGCCGCTATTCAAGGCGGCGCTGGCCACGCGCGGCGGGCAATGCACTTCCCGTCTGTTGCTGATTTGCCATCACACTGTGGTCGACGGTGTGTCATGGCGCATCCTCCTCGAGGATCTGCGTCATGCTTATTCGCAATGGCAAGTCACTGAAAGCATTTCGCTGCACGACAAAACCGACTCATACCAGGCGTGGGCAAACGAGATCGTGGCGCAGCGCAATGCCCCCGCGCTACTTGCCGAGCGTGACTACTGGCTGAAAACGCTGGCTCAGCCGGTGCCGCAGCTACCTATCGATCACGGCGTGGCGAGCGACAGCACGCGCCGCTTTAGACGGATCGAAGTAGCCTGTTTGAGCGCGCAGACAACCGCGATGCTGCTGACCGAGAGTCATCATGCCTATCAGACGCACATCAATGAACTGATGCTCACTGCACTGTTGCTTGCGGTATACCGCTGGACGGGCCATGAAGCGATACGGATCGCGCTGGAGGGGCACGGACGAGAAACCTATGCCCTGAGTCAATACGCTGGTGCTCCGGATGAGCTTGACGTCAGCCAGACCGTGGGCTGGTTCACCAGCTATTACCCGCTCGTGTTGATGCTGAACAATGCGCTTACGAGCAGAAACGGGTCGCCGGATGAGCAGGTTGCCGCGGCGGTCATGTCTGTCAAAGAGCAGTATCGGGCGATACCCCATCACGGTTTCGGCTACGGCATCTTGCGACACGTGGTGGCTGACCCTTCGTTGGTAGAGGCGGAAGAGGCTAGCCCGGCCGAGATCGTCTTTAACTACTTCGGTCAGATCGATACCCACGGCGACGAAACGGCTGGCATTTCGGTGCTGAATGTCGTGGCGAGCGATGATATCGGTGAGCAACGCCGTCGTGAGCACAGACTCGGCATGAACGGTGAAGTCAAGGATGGCTGCTTGGCGTTCGAAATCGATTACTCGAGCGAAGAATACGAACAACAGACCATACAGACCTTCGCATCGCTGTTTGTCAATGCACTGTGTGAGATAGCGGCCCATTGCAAGACATTACCGACGCGCTGGCGTCCGACGCCGGCCGACTTTCCCCTTGCATCTGTCACGGCGGACGAAATTTGTGCTTGGCGCGAGTGTTACCCAGCGCTCGAAAACCTCTACCCGGTCACTGGTATGCAGGTGGGCATGGTGTTTCACAGTCTGATGCCCGATCACGCCAGCGCTTACACAAACCAGGTGTTTATGAGCTTCGCAGGTTCCTTTGAGCCGAAGCTGTTCAAGGCAGCCTGGCAGCTGGTCATTGATCGTCATCCAGTGTTGCGCACCGCATTTGTCGGGTTCGACCGTGAGCAACCATTGCAGGCGGTGCTATCGCATGTCGAATGCCCATGGCGTGAGGTCGATCATCGTCAGCTCGATGTGCAGCAGCAGGTCGTTGCGTTCGACGCGATACTGGCTGCGGATAAGTCTACGCCGTTCGATTTCGCATGCGCTTCACATATCCGCCTGACGCTCGTTGATCGCGGCGCGCAGGGATATCGGTTCGTCTGGACCTATCACCACGGCATTCTCGACGGCTGGAGCGTTTCACTGATCTGGGCAGAAGTTTTTACTGCGTACGAGTCACTTCATGCGGGGTGTGCACCAACACTGCAGGCTGCGCAATCGTTCGGCCACTTCATCGAATGGCGACAGCGCCGATCGCAGGACGAAGACAGACGCTATTGGCGCGGTGTGCTGGGTAATCTGGCAAGCCGGACCACGCTCGGCATTGAACAGCACGAGCTTGAATCCCCTGCCGGCGAGTCGCCAGTACTGCGTCGTGAGCTCAACGAGCAAGACACACGCCGACTCGTTGACACTGCCCGTGCTTGCCATATCACGGTATCGGCAATGCTTCAGGCCGCATGGGCGCTATTGCTCCGCCAGTACAGCGGCGAACAAGACGTGGTGTTCGGCGTCACAGTCTCCGGCCGCTCGATTGATCTACTCGGCGTCGAAACCATCGTTGGGCCATTGATCAATACAGTTCCTGCACGACTGACGATCGACCCTAACCTGAGTCTTCGGGACTGGTTGCGCAGCGTTCACGACGCTCATATCGAGCGCGAAGAACATGCCAGCCTCGATCTGCTCCAGATCCAGCGCGAAAGCGCAATTCGAAACGGTCAATCGTTGTTCGACAGCGTATTGATCGTCGAGAACTACCCCGAAGTGTCGCTCGACTCGAACGAGCTGCTCGGCCTGACTGATTACGGCTACGCCGAAGAGACCCATTACGGCCTCACGGTGTCGGCCAAGCCGGGGACACGCCTCGGACTGGAAATAGCTTTCAACTCTTCGCGATTCCACATCAAGGATGTTCACACTATGGCTGATAAGTTTGAAACGGCTCTCCTCAACATACCCAATCGTCTTGACGAGCCGGTAGGCACAGCCCTTGGTCGTGGCGATACGGCCTTGGCTGCCTACGATATCGAAACTGATGGCGTGGAAGTCAGCCGTACGTTGCGACAGGGCGATCTTCGGTTGGGCAGGCTCCTCGTCCCGCATCTTGTCGAGGATCATGCGGCCGCCACACCGAGCAAGCAGGCGCTGGTTTTCAACGAGTATAGCTACAGCTACGACGATCTCAACTGTGCAGCGAATCGTCTGGCGAACAGCCTTCTGTCGTCTTTCCCGAACCTGGGCACGGACGCATTGATTGGCGTGCGCATCCCGCGAAGCGACAGACTTATCGTCACGATCCTGGCCATTTGGAAGGTCGGTGCGGCGTACATTCCTATCGACCCGGTACTACCGGAGCAGCGTGTGCGCGAGATGTTGCAGATTGCGGAGGCGACGCTGCTAATCGAGGACACGGATGTCGCAGCATTCGCGGCACCGATGACCGACGTTCGCACAGCGACCTACGGCGATCTGATAGAGGGAGCACAAGCATGCGACGAAAACCCGGATATCCATGTTTCCGCCCATGATCTGAGTTACGTGCTATTCACTTCCGGATCGACCGGCAAACCGAAAGGCGCGATGGTCGAGCACATCGGCATGCTGAACAATATTGCGAACAAGGCAATCGATCTGGAGATGAACGACGCGAGTCGCGTTGTGCAGAATGCCTCGATGAGTTTCGATGTGTCGGTCTGGCAGATGTTTATTGCATTGACCCAGGGTGGCACAACGTTTGTGTATGACGAGCGCGTTGTCAACGACATTGCCGGCTTTATCGGCCGTCTTGTGCAGGACCAGATCACGGTGCTGGAAGTCGTGCCAACGTACTTGCTGGTGCTGATCGAGTTCTTGGAGGAGCGGCCGCTACAACGACCCGCGTTAGACCTGCAGTTCCTGTTGGTCACTGGTGAAGCGGTGGATGCATCGCTTCTCAGACGCTGGTTCAAGCTGTTTCCGACCAGTAAAGCGGTCAATGCATATGGTCCGACCGAAGCATCGGACGACATCACACACCACGTGATGACAGCCGATGACGTCATCGTCAATCCAGTTCCGGTAGGCCGGGCACTCGCCAACTTTGACATCTATGTCGTCGATGACGAGTTGCGACCCGTGCCGTTCGGGGTGAAAGGAGAAATCGTCGTCAGCGGTGTCGGCATTGGACGCGGTTACGTAGGGATGGCAGGGGCGACAGCCAAAGCGTTTGTGGAAAGCCCGTTTCCGGATAAGTACAAGGGACGTCTGTATCGCACCGGCGACATCGGCGTGATGCGTCCGGATGGCGTGTTGCTGTATCACGGAAGAAAAGACAATCAGGTGAAAATCCGCGGCATGCGGATCGAATTGGGAGAAGTCGAATCGAATCTGCTCGAAATTGCGGCCGTGCGTCAGGCGGCGGTGCTCGACATCCGGCCCGAAGGACGCGAAGCGTTCTTGTGTGCCTATGTCGTGCCGCACAACGAGGGCGATCGCGAACACATTATCGATGAGCTGAAAGCCAAGCTCCCGCCGTCCATGGTGCCGTCGGTTTTCCGTTTCTCAACACACCTGCCTGAGCTGCAAAGCGGCAAGGTGGATCGCCGGGCGTTGCTCGCTCAGTTCCAAGATGATGCGCCGCGTTCGGAATACGTCGAACCAACGACCGATGTTGAACGGCATCTTGCGGATATCTGGTGTGGGGTGCTGGCCAATCCAGCGATAGGCATCCGCGACGACTTCTTCGAGCTCGGCGGTGATTCGTTCAAGGCGATCCGTATTGCGGCGAAATACGGCCCGCCGGTTGAAGTAACGGATATCTACAATTTTCCGACGATAGAGACGCTCGCCGCGCACCTTGCCTCGCGCAGCAGCGACGCTCAGCGCACTCTGGTGCCAATGAGCGGGGACCTGACGACAGCCGAAGCCGTTGTCGTCTGTTTCGCCAACTCGGCGGGCGGTCCCGTCAACTTCATTGAAACGGGTCGTGCGATGGCTGCACTTCCTCGCAAGTTGGCGTTGTACGCGGTGAAGTTTCCGCGCAACGACGTCGGCAACGAGGCGGCGATGATCGATGAAGTCGCACGTCTGACGAACGAGATTTGCGACGGTCTGCTGAAAGAAACGATGCTGCCGATTATCGTATTTGCCCAGTGCAATGGCTCGGCATTGGCAATCAGCGTGGCGCGCGAACTGAAAAGACGTTCGGCTGACTTGCGCGGATTGTGCATTGGTGGGGCACTAATGCGTACCGCCATTAGCGCCAAGGACTTGCGTACCGACAGGGAGGTCATCAATTTCCTGGGATCGGTAGGCTCAACACTGCCGGTGCAGCCAGACGAATTAGCGTTTTTCATGCACGACTTCCGCTACGACTGCTCGATGGCTGACGGCTACTACAACCACCTGGTCGCAGACATGGGGCGCAATGCTCTGGAGAACCTGCATATTCCAGTGTGGTGTCTGGTCGGCACAGAGGATCAACTGGTACCAAGCTATCAACAGCGATTCCAGGACTGGAACCACCTTGGGACCCAGACCCGACTCGTGGAATACCCCGGCGTCGGGCACTACTTACTGCGTGATTGCCCTGAGCGCGTAGCGAGCTCGCTGCAGGAACTATGGGAAAGCGTCTCCATTGGGGGGGCGCAATGA